The nucleotide sequence aacacctctgagagaaacgcgccctggaatttcgcccactgccaaacagtccagtccctcccctaatgaatctggactcccagattctcgcctggaactgggtttcagtgcagttggaactgggtctcagcgcagtctggcgtccctgtctccttcccagcagggccacccagtggcgcaggcaaaagtccgtcctctgcgcaccttccagtgcgcgcgtctggagccgccgcttctctgtgcctccgccaccacagcccaaattcattcccccagcgtgcgcctggcttcccagggtttcgcccggaactggggttcagtgcagtcggaactggggttcagcacggtcctgagcttatgtctccttcccgctagggcagttcagtggcgcaggcaacagtccgtcctttgcgccccttcccgtgcgcgcctttggagctctgccttcccccgctcctctgtgcctgcgccccacagcccagattcattcccccagcctgcgcctggcttcccagggtttcgcccggaactggcgctcagtgcagtcagagccggcgcttagcgcactccggagcctttatctccttcctgccagtgaacgccagccaggccgtcagccgccccctcctctccggctccatcctcctcgcaggcgcgcgcgctggtgtctccgccagtttctccatacctcaggcttttacggctcccccgattgtccccgtggccctctccttccccccagctgtgggtatttcagtccgccagctctcctgtggttctggacgatgtccgttctgacctctagttgtgcctttgaaattgttgtgcccggctgcaggttaggtgtttcacctatgccgccatcttggtttctctcccacaCTTACTTTCAAAGATACCTGGAGCAACCACATTcactctaattttcttttttgctactTCTTTAGCAAGAGCACGTGAAAATCCAACCAATCCTCCTTTAGTAGCACTGTACACAGACTGACCAGCATTGCCTTTTAAACCAATAATACTCCCTACATTAACAATAGATCCTCTCTGATGTTGAATCATAGTTTTCATGGCAGCTTTGCAGGTCAGCATGGAACCCAAAAGGTTAGTATGAAGCTGAGATATCATATCTTCAGTTTTTGCTCGTACTAAAAGGCTATCCCTGTTAATTCCAGCTGCATTTACCAAGAAGTTAACAGGACCTAAATTTTTCTCCATCTCTTCAAATGTATGTTTAACATCATGCTCTTTGGCAACATCACAGCTAAATGCCAAATGACCACCGCCGAGGTCACCGGCGGCGGCTTTGGCCACTTCCAGATTTCTGGCGATGATGGCCAGTCGGTAGCCCTTCTGGGCCATTAACTGGGCCACTGCCCTGCCAATGCCCCGGGAGCCTCCAAAAACAGCACAGACTTTGTCCATCTTGGACGGGGGAGTCGGAAACTTGGAGGAATCACGGCTAAGAGTGCCGGCCCCTTTTCGTTTCCAATTTTATCTCCCAAATCAATGGAGATTTTGAGATGCAGTTTGAAGGATGGAATTGAAGAAAAATGTTGGTTGTGTAAACAGGTGTTTATTATAGACGGGATATTTAAGATCAGCCTGTcttcaaaaaaaatcaaatgcaaatatttgtttgtagttattttttctttgttaaacttATAAAACAAAGTTTTATACACCTATTTTCTTTGTTAGTTTTATACTAAAACCAGTTAGAGGTTGTATACTCCAATGTTTACAATAAAAGATGTCGTTGAAATGACAACAATTATATATTATTTGTCACTAGGATTTCTTTCctgtgaaggaaatgaaatcacttgGCAGAAGGGGAAGTTGCTATATTAGAAATGACTGGGCTTATATGTGGCTCTGATTCTATCTTGAAGTAAACAACATCCATGCAAGCAATTGAGTCAAGTgactggaggggaaaaaaataaaatgttttaaaaatgcttattcaagatggtataattttataatcatatttttttctttttaaaatgttattttattattttggtattttgtttttatagacaTGGAATAATGTAAAAAGCTGAGCTGAGATTAAACTTAgcaatttacttttttttgtttaaatttctttattgattaaggtatcacatatttgtcctcatccccccattcccatcccacacccctccccacgcatgcccccacccccctgttgtccttgaccactggttaggctcatacgtatgcacacaagtcctttggttgatctctccactttatccccaccctcctctaccctccctctgaggtccaacagtctaatccatgcctccttgtctctgggtctattcttgttcatcagtgtatgttgttcatcatttcccctagatgagtgaatcatgtgctactagaaatacacgtataagaaccgaaaatgagacaagcaataatggttatgctgaaaggcaaataaatcagtctgtagtgagtttctttctgggccaacagttcttttgagtcccaatttcaatgtcaaacagttccttatgtgtacatgtcagcaatgatatttcagttctggatgatggacaaatggtggtaatgcaggtccgaccctctctggtttggtcctgggcaacctgcagtgacgcacagctgctgactgctagtatggcaaggcaacgtcagggtcttccatctctggactgcttcttttctgtcttcatggctggagcagtcctgtcaattccactctattgcaggaatccacatggtctctgagttgttttctgaaaaatatacaaacatattctcgaccaaaagttaataaaggaatattttctataaatttgacttgggatcctttttcattttttgcctaaatgattttcctctggcttgttttgacaccatgtatgtttttcatgg is from Eptesicus fuscus isolate TK198812 chromosome 2, DD_ASM_mEF_20220401, whole genome shotgun sequence and encodes:
- the LOC129150477 gene encoding 3-oxoacyl-[acyl-carrier-protein] reductase-like, which encodes MDKVCAVFGGSRGIGRAVAQLMAQKGYRLAIIARNLEVAKAAAGDLGGGHLAFSCDVAKEHDVKHTFEEMEKNLGPVNFLVNAAGINRDSLLVRAKTEDMISQLHTNLLGSMLTCKAAMKTMIQHQRGSIVNVGSIIGLKGNAGQSVYSATKGGLVGFSRALAKEVAKKKIRVNVVAPGIFERTGKN